One segment of Solanum lycopersicum chromosome 1, SLM_r2.1 DNA contains the following:
- the LOC104644346 gene encoding uncharacterized protein, translating into MDVIEPIEHAASNGHRYVLVAIDYFTEWAKDASYKAICEQFKITPRNSTAYRPQMNGVVEATTKNIKRILRKIIDNYKCWHENLPYALVGYCTTIQTSTGATPYLLVYGTEAVIPTEVEIPSLRIIQKYELSDAERIRDQYEQCTLTDEKK; encoded by the exons ATGGATGTTATTGAACCGATTGAGCATGCTGCCTCCAATGGTCATAGGTACGTTTTGGTCGCCATTGATTACTTCACAGAGTGGGCCAAAGATGCTTCCTACAAAGCT ATATGTGAACAATTCAAAATCACCCCCCGTAATTCAACTGCATATCGTCCTCAAATGAATGGAGTTGTGGAAGCTACCACTAAGAACATCAAGAGGATATTGAGAAAGATAATTGACAACTACAAATGTTGGCATGAAAATTTGCCTTATGCCTTGGTAGGTTATTGCACTACAATTCAAACCTCAACTGGAGCAACTCCATATCTATTAGTATACGGAACAGAGGCAGTGATTCCAACTGAAGTTGAGATACCATCTTTGAGGATTATTCAGAAATATGAATTGAGCGATGCCGAACGGATTCGTGATCAATATGAACAATGTACATTAACTGATGAGAAAAAATga